A single genomic interval of Pseudorasbora parva isolate DD20220531a chromosome 21, ASM2467924v1, whole genome shotgun sequence harbors:
- the g6pc3 gene encoding glucose-6-phosphatase 3 yields MLSVDVIHHPIMETFHRQGVWMAEALQRRTRSFEDFWLVASHMGDPKAAVLLVFPVVFYIHRRTGIAVLWVAALSEWLNLVLKWILFGERPYWWIGESGLFSKNPPKVQQFLSTCETGPGSPSGHAMVTSAVWWLIVSSLASFLHTRTGSKILAAVPYLLYAVFLVCVGLSRIFILAHFPHQVIAGLVTGMLLGFFLNRTVPECRPLLFFFRCSLTLLFGALVLHGVLENTGIDLSWSISLAKRWCSHSEWIRLDTAPFSSLNRDAGVLLGLGLAQYWKPGGWALAWVPRTLCLALSSMALHYISSFPLPTVPPLLFYSLFFLKYTIVPQVVMVLVPGFVHLLTAKPKRE; encoded by the exons ATGTTATCTGTGGATGTTATTCATCATCCTATAATGGAGACCTTTCACCGCCAAGGCGTTTGGATGGCGGAGGCGCTGCAGCGAAGAACCAGAAGCTTCGAGGATTTCTGGCTGGTCGCTTCTCATATGGGAGACCCGAAAGCTGCAGTCCTCCTGGTCTTCCCTGTCGTGTTTTACATTCACCGGCGGACGGGCATCGCTGTTCTCTGGGTAGCAGCTCTATCAGAGTGGCTTAATTTGGTTCTCAAATG GATCCTGTTTGGTGAGAGGCCATATTGGTGGATTGGAGAATCTGGATTGTTTTCTAAAAACCCACCAAAAGTTCAGCAGTTCCTGTCTACCTGCGAGACTGGCCCAG GCAGTCCTTCAGGTCATGCCATGGTCACTAGTGCGGTCTGGTGGCTGATCGTCTCTTCACTGGCATCATTCCTTCATACTCGCACAGGCAG TAAGATATTAGCTGCAGTGCCGTACCTGTTGTACGCAGTATTTTTGGTATGTGTGGGCCTTTCTCGGATCTTCATCCTGGCTCACTTCCCTCATCAAGTCATCGCAGGTCTTGTGACAG GGATGTTGCTGGGGTTTTTTCTGAACCGGACTGTGCCTGAATGTCGCCCCCTGCTGTTCTTCTTTCGCTGTAGCTTGACTTTACTCTTTGGAGCTCTTGTGCTGCATGGTGTCCTGGAAAACACTGGGATTGATCTCTCTTG GTCCATCTCTCTGGCTAAGAGGTGGTGTTCTCACTCCGAGTGGATCCGTTTGGACACCGCGCCCTTCTCCTCTCTGAACCGGGATGCCGGGGTTCTGCTTGGGCTTGGACTTGCACAGTATTGGAAGCCAGGCGGATGGGCTCTTGCATGGGTACCCAGGACTCTCTGTCTGGCCCTGTCGTCCATGGCCCTCCACTACATCAGCAGTTTCCCTCTTCCCACTGTTCCTCCTCTTCTCTTCTACTCCCTGTTCTTCCTGAAATACACCATTGTGCCGCAGGTGGTCATGGTGTTAGTACCAGGATTTGTGCATCTCCTCACAGCCAAACCCAAGAGGGAGTGA